In Candidatus Hinthialibacter antarcticus, a single window of DNA contains:
- the rplT gene encoding 50S ribosomal protein L20 yields the protein MPRAISQVASRRRRKKVLKQSKGFRQGRNNQLRSARHGVHKALQYAYRDRRNRKRDFRRLWIVRIAAAAKLEGTSYSVLMGGLIKAGVEINRKALSELAISDPDAFRGYVQVAQQAMAA from the coding sequence ATGCCGCGCGCTATAAGTCAGGTCGCGTCGCGCCGCCGGCGCAAAAAAGTTTTAAAGCAATCCAAAGGCTTTCGCCAAGGGCGCAACAATCAGCTGCGTTCCGCCCGTCACGGCGTTCATAAAGCCTTACAATACGCCTATCGTGATCGCCGCAATCGCAAACGCGATTTCCGCCGTTTGTGGATCGTGCGCATCGCCGCCGCCGCAAAACTAGAAGGCACGTCTTACAGCGTGTTGATGGGTGGATTGATTAAGGCAGGCGTTGAGATCAACCGCAAAGCGTTGTCTGAACTCGCAATCAGCGATCCCGATGCATTTCGTGGATACGTTCAGGTCGCCCAACAGGCGATGGCGGCGTAA
- the infC gene encoding translation initiation factor IF-3, translated as MKKRFTGRGSRERDTTRINDAIHEDQVRLIDSKGEHAGVVTVPEAIAMAEAAGLDLVEVSAKSKPHVCRIMDYGQYKYELAKKQKEAKKKQKQIVVKDIKMRPRIDNHDYDFKINHAVKFLEHGDKVRFIMQFRGREMAHKDLGRKVLDRVVDDLQDVGLIEQHPRMEGRVMNMTLTPAPPKKVKKSDSEDSHIENDANPVNVDNAESPATVETEIEP; from the coding sequence ATTAAGAAACGATTCACTGGACGGGGGAGCCGTGAGCGCGATACTACCCGGATCAACGATGCAATTCACGAAGATCAGGTTCGCCTCATTGATTCAAAAGGGGAACACGCCGGGGTCGTAACTGTCCCTGAGGCGATTGCGATGGCTGAAGCGGCAGGGCTTGATCTTGTCGAAGTCAGCGCGAAGTCCAAGCCGCATGTCTGTCGCATCATGGACTACGGACAATATAAGTATGAACTGGCCAAGAAACAAAAAGAGGCCAAGAAAAAACAGAAGCAAATTGTCGTCAAAGACATTAAAATGCGCCCGCGCATCGACAACCATGATTATGATTTTAAAATCAATCATGCAGTCAAATTTTTAGAGCATGGCGATAAAGTACGCTTCATCATGCAATTCCGCGGACGTGAAATGGCCCACAAAGACCTGGGCCGTAAAGTCTTAGACCGCGTGGTTGATGATTTACAAGATGTTGGGTTGATTGAACAACACCCACGGATGGAAGGCCGAGTGATGAACATGACTCTGACGCCCGCTCCTCCAAAAAAAGTAAAAAAATCGGATAGCGAAGACAGTCACATCGAAAACGACGCGAATCCGGTCAATGTAGATAATGCGGAGAGTCCCGCAACCGTAGAAACAGAAATTGAACCTTAA
- the fliG gene encoding flagellar motor switch protein FliG translates to MVRGAKEKTKLSGRKKAAILMITLGPDISADVYRCLSDDEIEQITLEVANIGNVPQELIGQVIEEFYHTAMAKQYVSHGGISAAREILEKALGPGKAMEVIERLQGMLQGTPFDFLKKVDPNHLLNFIQSEHPQTVALILAHLEYDQSAVIMSALPPEMQTEVALRIATMDQTSPEIISEVERVLERKIATVLSQEFSVAGGIEALAELLNRVDRATEKSILETLEEENQELAVEIKKLMFTFDDVILLDDRAIQMVLREVDLKELATALKGGNEEVKTKIFSNVSSRAADNIREDMEFMGPVRVKQVEEAQQKIVAIIRRLEESGEIVINRGGADEMMA, encoded by the coding sequence ATGGTTCGTGGAGCAAAAGAAAAAACAAAGCTGTCCGGGCGCAAAAAAGCCGCCATCCTCATGATTACCTTGGGGCCGGACATCTCTGCGGACGTTTATCGCTGTCTATCTGACGATGAAATCGAACAGATTACCCTCGAAGTCGCGAATATCGGCAACGTCCCGCAGGAACTGATAGGCCAGGTCATCGAAGAGTTTTACCATACCGCGATGGCCAAGCAGTACGTCAGCCACGGCGGTATTTCCGCCGCCCGCGAAATTCTCGAAAAAGCCTTGGGGCCAGGCAAGGCGATGGAAGTGATCGAGCGCTTGCAGGGGATGCTGCAAGGGACGCCGTTTGACTTCCTGAAAAAGGTTGATCCTAACCACCTACTCAATTTTATTCAGAGCGAACACCCGCAAACGGTTGCGTTGATTCTCGCGCACCTCGAATATGACCAATCGGCGGTCATCATGTCGGCGCTGCCGCCTGAAATGCAGACCGAAGTTGCGCTGCGCATCGCGACCATGGACCAGACCTCGCCGGAAATTATTTCCGAAGTCGAGCGCGTGTTAGAACGAAAAATTGCGACCGTCCTCTCGCAGGAGTTCTCCGTGGCGGGCGGTATCGAAGCGTTGGCGGAACTGCTGAACCGGGTGGATCGCGCAACTGAAAAATCAATTCTGGAAACGCTGGAAGAAGAAAACCAGGAACTCGCCGTCGAAATCAAAAAACTGATGTTCACCTTTGACGATGTCATCTTGTTGGACGACCGCGCCATTCAGATGGTGTTGCGTGAAGTCGATTTGAAAGAACTCGCCACTGCGCTCAAAGGCGGCAACGAAGAAGTCAAAACCAAAATCTTCAGCAACGTGTCTTCGCGCGCGGCGGACAACATTCGCGAAGATATGGAATTTATGGGGCCGGTGCGCGTCAAGCAGGTTGAAGAAGCCCAGCAAAAGATCGTCGCGATCATTCGCCGCCTGGAAGAATCAGGCGAAATCGTCATTAATCGCGGCGGAGCCGATGAAATGATGGCGTAG
- a CDS encoding ABC transporter permease — protein sequence MNSFKRFFDFIGIGAVLFFLCVLFTLQSDIFPTPRNLSMILVHTSVNIIIAAGMTYVICAAEIDLSVGSLLALCGMTTAMILKLDPETGRNIPMAFADALTSPLPDLFYGNPTWWALAVLSFLFLALLPGALAGGASGFIVVRFGVPSFIVTLGFMLILRGLARWLTNAAPITGMPPQFMQIGAGVLYEFWEFRITYSAVIALSVALLAAVVLAWTRFGRHVMAVGGNRQASYLSGAPVARTRFMVFVVSGLCAAIASIIQTSRIFMGDPNAGEGYELDAIAAVVIGGASLFGGKGGVIGALFGALIIGVLRNGLELMEVTDHIKQMVIGGMIIFAVLLDYYRRRLYGESD from the coding sequence ATGAATTCTTTCAAACGGTTTTTTGATTTCATCGGCATCGGGGCGGTTTTGTTTTTCTTATGCGTCTTATTTACTTTGCAATCTGATATTTTCCCTACACCGCGCAATCTTTCAATGATACTCGTACATACATCTGTCAATATTATTATTGCAGCGGGAATGACCTATGTCATTTGCGCGGCGGAAATTGACTTATCGGTTGGATCGTTACTCGCATTGTGCGGCATGACCACCGCGATGATATTAAAACTCGATCCCGAAACCGGACGCAACATTCCCATGGCGTTCGCCGACGCGCTAACTTCGCCGCTGCCTGATTTGTTTTATGGAAACCCGACTTGGTGGGCGCTTGCGGTACTATCGTTTTTGTTTTTAGCCTTACTACCCGGCGCACTCGCAGGCGGCGCCAGCGGTTTTATTGTCGTACGCTTCGGCGTCCCCAGTTTTATTGTCACGCTCGGATTTATGTTAATTTTGCGCGGGCTCGCTCGCTGGTTAACAAATGCGGCCCCCATTACCGGAATGCCGCCGCAATTCATGCAAATCGGCGCGGGCGTCTTGTATGAATTTTGGGAATTTCGCATTACCTACAGCGCAGTCATTGCGCTAAGCGTTGCGCTATTGGCCGCCGTCGTGCTCGCGTGGACACGCTTTGGGCGCCACGTGATGGCAGTCGGCGGCAACCGCCAGGCGTCATACTTAAGCGGCGCCCCGGTGGCCCGAACCCGCTTCATGGTGTTTGTTGTGTCGGGGCTTTGCGCGGCGATTGCGTCAATTATTCAGACGTCTCGAATTTTCATGGGAGACCCCAACGCAGGCGAAGGCTATGAACTCGACGCCATCGCGGCAGTCGTCATCGGCGGCGCCAGTTTGTTCGGCGGCAAAGGCGGCGTGATCGGCGCTTTGTTCGGCGCGCTCATTATCGGTGTATTGCGAAACGGCCTCGAACTCATGGAAGTCACTGACCACATCAAACAAATGGTCATCGGGGGCATGATTATCTTTGCGGTGCTGCTCGATTATTACCGCCGCCGATTGTACGGAGAATCGGATTGA
- the pheS gene encoding phenylalanine--tRNA ligase subunit alpha, with product MSEREQLQKQLLEAQEKGAADFDAAGSPQSLYEARTKYLGKKGVVKGILRGLGGLSNEERPVVGQTANEVADALEAVYQSRLLDLKRVESEAQLERDAVDVTFPGTWVRRGARHPLMMMLEEIEEIFYSMGYDISEGPEIEEEYYNFDALNIPSDHPARDMQDTFWMKSGHVLRTHTSPVQIRYMKSHTPPLRMIAPGRVYRCDSDVTHSPMFTQVEGLVVGPDISFRHLKGTLDDLLSRVFESNIEIRLRPSYFPFTEPSAEVDIRREGSDWMEVLGCGMVHPAVFESAGYDPEKFSGFAFGLGIERFAMMKYGIKDIRHFYENDVRFLQQFR from the coding sequence ATGTCTGAACGGGAGCAATTGCAGAAGCAACTTCTAGAGGCGCAAGAAAAAGGCGCCGCCGACTTTGACGCGGCGGGTTCCCCCCAGTCGCTGTATGAAGCGCGCACAAAATATCTCGGCAAAAAAGGCGTGGTCAAAGGCATCCTGCGCGGGTTGGGCGGTCTCTCGAACGAAGAACGCCCCGTAGTCGGTCAGACAGCCAATGAAGTGGCGGATGCGCTCGAAGCCGTCTATCAGTCGCGACTGCTCGACCTCAAGCGCGTTGAGTCCGAGGCGCAGCTCGAACGCGATGCGGTTGACGTAACTTTCCCCGGAACCTGGGTGCGTCGCGGAGCCCGGCACCCATTGATGATGATGCTCGAAGAGATCGAAGAAATATTTTACTCGATGGGATATGACATCTCCGAAGGGCCGGAGATCGAAGAAGAGTATTATAACTTCGATGCGTTGAATATTCCGTCCGACCACCCGGCGCGGGATATGCAAGACACCTTCTGGATGAAGAGCGGGCATGTCTTGCGTACGCACACCTCGCCGGTGCAGATTCGCTATATGAAGTCGCACACGCCGCCGTTGCGCATGATTGCGCCGGGGCGCGTGTATCGTTGTGATTCCGACGTCACCCACTCGCCGATGTTCACCCAGGTGGAAGGTCTCGTTGTCGGGCCTGACATTTCGTTTCGCCATTTAAAGGGAACGCTCGACGATTTGCTGAGCCGCGTATTTGAGAGCAATATCGAAATCCGTTTGCGCCCTTCGTATTTTCCGTTTACGGAACCGAGCGCTGAGGTCGATATCCGCCGCGAAGGTTCGGACTGGATGGAAGTTCTCGGCTGTGGCATGGTGCATCCTGCGGTGTTTGAGTCAGCCGGGTATGATCCCGAAAAGTTTTCAGGATTTGCGTTTGGTTTGGGAATCGAACGCTTCGCCATGATGAAATACGGCATCAAAGATATCCGTCATTTTTATGAAAACGACGTGCGCTTTCTGCAGCAGTTTCGGTAA
- a CDS encoding substrate-binding domain-containing protein: MKRRTVIQQLSAISATALAPASLLAQGKTYKIALVMKALSNPFFHAMEVGAREAAKTLGVELFVQGTNKETDVAQQVSIVENFMTRGVDAIVIAPASSEGLVPVLFRAQAQGIKVVNIDNPLDEKTKKQFNFQCPFVGSDNAMGASLACHDLVAAMGGQGEVAILEGIPGVINAELRKQGARRILNAEPKIQVVASQTAEWETEQGYQVFSNMLTAHPNITGLFASNDSMALGAIRAIDAAGKTGQIAVTSYDNLDAAQEAVLAGAMISTIDQHPEKMGEFGVQTAKDILDGKTVADYIPTPLEVIDFRSLSMK, translated from the coding sequence GTGAAACGACGCACGGTAATACAACAACTAAGCGCAATCTCCGCGACGGCGCTGGCTCCCGCTTCGTTGCTCGCTCAAGGGAAAACTTACAAAATCGCGCTGGTGATGAAAGCGCTGTCCAACCCGTTTTTTCACGCCATGGAAGTCGGCGCCCGCGAAGCCGCAAAAACACTTGGCGTTGAATTATTTGTTCAAGGCACCAACAAAGAAACGGACGTCGCTCAACAAGTCAGCATCGTCGAAAATTTTATGACGCGCGGCGTCGACGCGATTGTCATCGCGCCTGCAAGTTCGGAAGGGCTGGTTCCCGTTTTATTTCGCGCACAAGCACAGGGCATAAAAGTGGTGAACATTGATAACCCTCTCGACGAAAAAACCAAGAAGCAATTTAATTTCCAATGTCCGTTCGTTGGGTCAGACAACGCGATGGGCGCATCTCTCGCCTGTCATGATCTCGTCGCCGCGATGGGCGGGCAGGGCGAGGTCGCGATCTTAGAAGGCATCCCCGGCGTGATAAACGCCGAGTTGCGAAAACAAGGCGCCCGCCGAATCTTAAACGCAGAGCCAAAAATCCAAGTCGTCGCGTCGCAAACCGCTGAGTGGGAAACAGAACAAGGCTATCAAGTCTTCAGCAACATGCTGACCGCGCACCCCAACATCACCGGGTTGTTCGCCTCAAACGACAGCATGGCGTTAGGCGCCATCCGCGCCATTGACGCCGCAGGCAAAACCGGACAAATCGCGGTCACGTCTTATGATAATTTAGACGCCGCCCAAGAAGCGGTCCTTGCAGGCGCCATGATTTCAACCATTGACCAACATCCTGAAAAGATGGGCGAATTCGGCGTGCAAACAGCGAAAGATATTTTGGATGGAAAGACCGTTGCGGATTACATTCCAACCCCGTTGGAAGTGATCGACTTCCGGTCGTTGTCAATGAAGTAG
- a CDS encoding phosphopantothenoylcysteine decarboxylase has translation MKPLTGKSILIASGPTSAPLDDVRTVTNKSSGRLGSVIAYRLHQCGARVEQLAGRGSLTAPALYPQQQLSGLVVTPFETVDELKQALQVRLKDRAVDAVIMAAAVLDYIPERVEGKKSSSDDVWTVIFRRGEKLIEQIQHWAPDTLIVGFKLESRISLDELTARAENLMARSQAKIVIANRLEEVCEDSHIAYMMVSSEQRTEVSAALPSREAIAERLAIQLESIWRK, from the coding sequence ATGAAACCGCTAACCGGGAAATCTATTTTAATCGCTTCGGGGCCGACTTCAGCCCCGCTAGACGATGTGCGCACGGTTACGAACAAGTCGTCAGGACGCCTGGGCAGCGTGATTGCCTATAGGTTGCATCAATGCGGCGCCCGGGTCGAACAACTGGCGGGACGGGGCAGCCTGACCGCGCCCGCGTTGTATCCCCAACAGCAACTCAGCGGGCTTGTTGTTACTCCATTTGAGACCGTGGATGAACTCAAGCAGGCGCTTCAAGTGCGCTTAAAGGATCGCGCGGTTGACGCGGTCATCATGGCGGCGGCGGTGTTAGATTACATCCCCGAACGTGTGGAAGGGAAAAAATCGTCCAGCGATGATGTTTGGACGGTGATCTTTCGACGCGGCGAAAAACTGATCGAGCAGATTCAGCATTGGGCGCCGGATACGCTGATCGTCGGCTTTAAACTCGAAAGCCGAATTTCGCTGGATGAATTAACCGCGCGAGCGGAAAATCTGATGGCGCGCAGCCAAGCGAAAATCGTAATTGCTAATCGCTTGGAAGAGGTTTGCGAAGACTCGCATATTGCTTATATGATGGTTTCAAGTGAGCAGAGAACCGAAGTGTCAGCCGCCTTGCCCTCGCGAGAGGCGATTGCTGAGCGTTTGGCCATCCAGTTAGAATCAATCTGGCGGAAATAA
- the rpmI gene encoding 50S ribosomal protein L35: protein MPKMKTNRGAAKRFRKTKNGKIKRERAFLRHCRSSKTTKQKRRLRQQTLVCAQEEKRVKRMLACG from the coding sequence ATGCCCAAGATGAAAACCAACCGCGGAGCAGCAAAGCGGTTCCGTAAAACTAAGAACGGAAAAATTAAACGCGAACGCGCCTTTTTGCGCCACTGCCGTTCTAGTAAAACCACCAAGCAAAAACGCCGCTTGCGTCAACAAACCTTAGTTTGCGCACAAGAAGAGAAGCGCGTCAAGCGTATGTTGGCGTGCGGGTAA
- the thrS gene encoding threonine--tRNA ligase — protein MNITTSDILNLSVAGREAPLQVAVGTTPQQWMQDNADLPQDAVAARVDGVVVDLKRPVESGAGVEFLTWDDPDGQEVYFHSCTHLMAQAVVELFPEAKPTIGPSIEDGYFYDFDVPKPFTPDDLQKIEKRMRKKAQQKIKVERYEMSRLEAIELFKNEKNEYKVEVLEGLAEEETVSFYKQADFSDLCRGPHIPDTGYLKHFKLLNSAGAYWRGDEHNPMLQRIYGTAAPSKEALEAYLQRLEEAKERDHRKLGKELDLFSIHEDVGAGLVLWHPMGARVRNLIENFWRNEHYRAGYELVYGPHIQRENLFIQSGHLENYSENMYAPMEIDGANYYAKPMNCPGHIIIYKSHLHSYRELPIRYAELGTVYRYERSGVLHGLLRVRGFTQDDAHIFCRPDQLEAEIKGVIELADYMMKSFGFEYKLSLALRPEKSIGSDEIWDFSIEALRKVLDETGAPYGVEEGGGAFYGPKIDVKLLDALGREWQGPTIQLDFNLPERFEVDYIDTDGERKRVVMIHRTVLGSMERFMGNLIEHYKGAFPTWLAPVQAKVLTITDDPIEYAQSFLQRLIQSGIRAELDDRNEKIGYKIREAESNKVPVMFIVGKKEAADGVIAVRGRGRKDLGVMGLDEALQHIKSQAQPPQPNTGSVN, from the coding sequence ATGAATATAACGACTTCAGACATATTAAATTTGAGCGTTGCTGGACGCGAAGCGCCCCTGCAAGTTGCGGTTGGAACCACGCCGCAGCAGTGGATGCAAGACAACGCCGATTTGCCGCAGGATGCGGTCGCCGCCAGAGTTGACGGTGTGGTGGTTGATCTGAAGCGTCCGGTTGAATCGGGCGCCGGGGTTGAATTTTTGACCTGGGACGACCCGGACGGTCAGGAAGTTTATTTTCATAGTTGCACTCACCTGATGGCGCAAGCCGTTGTTGAATTGTTCCCGGAAGCGAAGCCGACCATCGGCCCGTCGATTGAAGACGGTTACTTCTACGATTTTGACGTTCCCAAGCCATTCACGCCGGACGACCTGCAAAAAATTGAAAAGCGCATGCGCAAAAAAGCGCAGCAAAAGATCAAGGTCGAGCGCTATGAGATGTCGCGCCTTGAAGCCATTGAACTCTTTAAAAACGAAAAAAACGAATACAAAGTTGAAGTGCTAGAAGGTTTGGCCGAAGAAGAAACGGTCAGTTTTTATAAACAAGCCGATTTTAGCGACCTGTGCCGCGGGCCGCATATTCCAGACACGGGTTATCTAAAACACTTTAAATTGTTGAACAGCGCAGGCGCGTATTGGCGCGGCGATGAACACAACCCGATGCTGCAGCGCATCTACGGCACGGCGGCCCCCAGCAAAGAAGCGCTGGAAGCGTATCTGCAACGGCTCGAAGAAGCCAAAGAACGCGACCACCGGAAATTAGGCAAAGAACTCGACTTGTTCAGCATCCATGAAGACGTCGGGGCCGGTCTGGTGTTGTGGCACCCAATGGGCGCCCGGGTGCGGAACCTAATCGAAAACTTCTGGCGCAATGAGCATTACCGCGCGGGGTATGAATTGGTCTACGGGCCGCACATTCAGCGCGAAAACCTGTTCATCCAATCGGGCCACCTCGAAAATTACAGCGAGAACATGTACGCCCCCATGGAAATCGACGGCGCGAATTATTACGCCAAGCCGATGAACTGCCCGGGGCATATTATTATTTATAAAAGCCATCTTCACAGTTACCGCGAGTTGCCGATCCGCTATGCGGAACTGGGCACGGTCTACCGTTACGAGCGCTCCGGCGTGTTGCACGGTTTGCTGCGCGTACGCGGATTTACGCAGGATGATGCGCACATTTTCTGTCGTCCCGATCAGTTAGAAGCCGAAATCAAAGGCGTGATTGAACTGGCCGACTATATGATGAAATCCTTCGGCTTTGAATATAAACTCAGCCTGGCCTTGCGCCCTGAAAAGTCGATCGGCTCCGATGAAATCTGGGACTTCTCGATCGAAGCCTTGCGAAAAGTGCTCGATGAAACCGGGGCCCCTTATGGCGTCGAAGAAGGCGGCGGCGCATTTTACGGCCCCAAGATCGACGTGAAATTGCTTGACGCGCTTGGGCGCGAATGGCAAGGCCCGACCATTCAACTCGACTTTAACCTACCCGAACGCTTTGAAGTGGACTATATTGACACTGATGGCGAACGAAAACGGGTTGTTATGATCCACCGCACCGTGCTCGGTTCGATGGAACGCTTCATGGGCAACCTGATTGAGCACTACAAAGGCGCCTTCCCAACTTGGCTCGCGCCCGTGCAAGCCAAGGTGTTGACCATCACCGATGACCCAATTGAGTATGCTCAATCGTTCTTGCAGCGCTTGATTCAATCGGGAATTCGCGCTGAACTGGATGACCGGAACGAGAAAATCGGTTATAAAATCCGGGAAGCGGAATCAAACAAGGTCCCCGTGATGTTCATCGTCGGCAAAAAAGAAGCCGCTGACGGCGTTATCGCTGTTCGTGGACGGGGCCGAAAAGACTTAGGCGTGATGGGCCTTGATGAGGCCCTTCAACATATAAAATCTCAAGCGCAGCCGCCGCAACCCAATACCGGTTCGGTCAATTAG
- a CDS encoding integrin alpha: MRWTIVCLVFVFLFGLSGSVDCQPINLNNLPSGSKNIQSGMAPNNQPELDIQVQTIDNIIGGAVDDIAFSLPFPGIESIFLDSVYILQGEFADTNFPINFTQAPNLARIITIHGEDDTEFGFSVANAGDLDRDGFGDIAVAAPFAGEAGVVYILGIGTSLQLDPNNPKVNPNTINLGDPQDQGFILLTLGGTFSMPLRQPLGPSADIDGDGLSDIILPAPAFSRTLDGDEILGYIIYGSEDILNTTFRMDELDPENTLTLITPPIPDDGRLNTNFNPIVQSPGDITGDAQNDVIVSLGYASEEPYFASLYVLPGGERRVGTWVAEVTGVGDAQIDLPLFVERNAHALNQITGGDLNNDGVSDLVLSFVQADAKGQDDSSGAVVVVPGGQDITGALSYDAQSERITMLGHAVPKAQFGQSVSVRNNRLLVGAPQTFSPFVQGASTGAVYVGHESSLGANIRDLNAPLRMDAAIYGQFDEQRLGASQDFFVDRSGNLKVVVSAAGDESFPDRVGYILPFHSVGGDVNQDGRRDKNDLFTISRFWQDALPGDGTTVSALQILNAILGLQTY, translated from the coding sequence ATGCGTTGGACAATTGTTTGTTTGGTGTTTGTATTTCTATTCGGCTTGAGCGGGAGCGTTGACTGCCAACCGATCAATCTAAATAACCTGCCAAGCGGCAGTAAAAACATCCAGAGCGGGATGGCGCCCAACAATCAACCAGAACTCGATATACAGGTGCAAACGATTGACAATATCATTGGCGGCGCGGTGGATGACATCGCATTTTCTCTTCCATTTCCCGGCATTGAATCAATTTTTCTCGACAGCGTTTATATTCTGCAAGGCGAATTTGCAGATACAAACTTCCCTATAAACTTCACTCAAGCCCCCAACTTGGCGCGCATTATCACCATACATGGAGAAGACGACACCGAATTCGGATTTAGCGTCGCGAACGCGGGAGACCTAGACCGCGACGGCTTCGGAGACATTGCCGTCGCCGCGCCCTTCGCAGGAGAAGCGGGAGTCGTATACATTCTCGGCATTGGTACCAGTCTGCAACTCGATCCCAATAATCCAAAAGTCAATCCGAATACCATTAATCTTGGCGATCCACAAGATCAAGGTTTTATTCTTCTCACATTAGGAGGCACGTTCAGTATGCCGTTGCGGCAACCACTGGGACCAAGCGCCGATATCGACGGCGACGGTTTGTCAGACATCATTCTTCCCGCCCCCGCATTCTCTCGAACCTTAGATGGAGATGAAATCCTTGGTTACATCATTTATGGCAGCGAGGACATCTTAAACACGACGTTTCGGATGGACGAACTCGACCCTGAAAACACGCTGACCCTCATTACGCCGCCGATTCCAGACGATGGGCGTTTGAACACTAATTTCAACCCCATCGTGCAGTCTCCCGGCGACATCACAGGAGACGCGCAAAACGACGTCATCGTCTCGCTGGGTTACGCTTCTGAGGAGCCCTATTTTGCCTCGCTCTATGTCTTACCGGGCGGAGAACGCCGCGTCGGGACCTGGGTAGCGGAGGTCACAGGCGTCGGCGACGCGCAAATTGATCTGCCCTTGTTTGTTGAACGCAACGCTCATGCGCTCAATCAAATTACAGGCGGCGACCTCAACAATGACGGCGTTTCTGATTTGGTATTGAGTTTTGTTCAGGCGGACGCCAAAGGACAGGATGATTCGTCCGGCGCCGTGGTTGTGGTTCCCGGCGGGCAGGACATCACCGGCGCCCTGAGTTATGACGCACAATCAGAGCGGATCACCATGCTAGGACACGCCGTCCCGAAAGCGCAATTTGGACAATCAGTCTCCGTCCGCAACAACCGCCTATTGGTTGGCGCGCCGCAGACGTTTTCTCCTTTTGTACAAGGCGCTTCTACGGGGGCGGTGTATGTGGGCCATGAATCCTCACTGGGCGCCAACATCAGAGACTTGAACGCGCCATTACGCATGGACGCGGCGATCTATGGACAGTTTGATGAACAGCGCCTGGGCGCATCGCAAGATTTTTTTGTCGACCGTTCGGGCAATCTGAAAGTCGTCGTCAGCGCCGCTGGTGATGAGAGTTTTCCAGACCGGGTTGGATATATTCTGCCGTTTCATTCGGTTGGAGGCGATGTCAACCAAGACGGACGCCGCGATAAGAACGACCTCTTTACCATCAGCCGTTTTTGGCAGGATGCGCTTCCAGGCGATGGTACTACAGTAAGTGCATTGCAAATTCTCAA
- the coaBC gene encoding bifunctional phosphopantothenoylcysteine decarboxylase/phosphopantothenate--cysteine ligase CoaBC — protein sequence MKLNQQHILVGVTGGIAAYKTATFVRLLKKQGAEVRVIMTSAAEKFITPLTMATLSENEVGLDLFDQLPLHDVRHIHWAEWANLVVVAPATANTLAKAANGLADDLLSSTLLAVQCPLVMVPAMHHQMWTHPATQRNIKTLKADGVHIMPPAEGDLASGDVGPGRMPEPEQVLQFILELNKQAV from the coding sequence ATGAAACTCAACCAACAACATATTCTGGTGGGCGTGACGGGCGGCATTGCGGCGTATAAAACCGCGACGTTTGTACGTTTGTTGAAAAAGCAGGGCGCCGAAGTGCGGGTTATTATGACGAGCGCTGCGGAAAAATTCATCACGCCGCTCACAATGGCGACCTTGTCGGAGAATGAAGTCGGTTTGGATTTGTTCGACCAACTGCCGTTGCATGATGTCCGCCATATTCATTGGGCGGAGTGGGCGAATCTCGTCGTTGTGGCGCCTGCGACCGCCAATACGCTGGCAAAAGCCGCCAACGGCCTCGCAGACGACCTGCTATCAAGCACTTTGCTTGCGGTGCAATGCCCGCTGGTGATGGTTCCAGCGATGCACCATCAGATGTGGACGCATCCCGCCACCCAGCGCAATATCAAAACTCTGAAAGCCGACGGCGTACATATCATGCCGCCTGCCGAAGGCGATCTCGCATCCGGCGACGTCGGGCCGGGGAGGATGCCCGAACCAGAGCAAGTGCTTCAATTTATTTTGGAACTCAATAAACAGGCGGTATAG